One window of Nicotiana tomentosiformis chromosome 11, ASM39032v3, whole genome shotgun sequence genomic DNA carries:
- the LOC138901177 gene encoding uncharacterized protein gives MANRFFEVNKISFTDDELPDEGFGHNRALHLIVKCEGQYVKRVMVDGGSSVYVCPLSTLQSMKINADRIRPSNVRIRAFDGSARDTIGEINLTMMIGHVDFDIVFQVVDMQTSYNFLLGRPWIHTARTVPSTLHQMLKFKHDM, from the coding sequence atggccaatagattttttgaggtgaacaaaatttcctttactgatgatgaacttcctgatgAGGGATTcggtcacaatagggctttgcacttgattgtcaaatgtgaggggcagtatgtgaagcgagtcatggttgatggaggctcgagtgtatatGTATGCCccctctctaccttgcaaagtatgaagatcaatgcagacaggatccgacccagcaatgttcgcatccgggcttttgatggctcagcgagagataccattggggagatcaacctcaccatgatgATTGGGCATGTTGATTTTGatattgtcttccaagtagtggacatgcaaacttcttataactttcttcttggaaggccatggatccatacggcccgaactgtgccatccaccttgcatcagatgctcaaattcaaGCACGACAtgtaa